From a region of the Acanthochromis polyacanthus isolate Apoly-LR-REF ecotype Palm Island chromosome 3, KAUST_Apoly_ChrSc, whole genome shotgun sequence genome:
- the cxxc4 gene encoding CXXC-type zinc finger protein 4, with the protein MSNINNALCIENGQNADVSLLQKDNLQDGGLSQLLDYNAEMERYRSFANFYKTNGAFPQTAKIARITTPIFPSARIGMSPWNCDNAMLWGRKSAAINPNRTSMHRNDSQRPGKPGVPPETLQMANNNFLSTLSPEHCRPLAGECMNKLKCGAAEAEIMNLPERVGTFSAIPALGGISLPPGVIVMTALHSPAASAAVTDSAFQIANLADCPQNNSSASSGNPAKKKRKRCGVCAPCRRLINCGVCSSCRNRKTGHQICKFRKCEELKKKPGSSLERTPVNNGEAFRWFF; encoded by the coding sequence ATGTCTAACATAAACAATGCGCTTTGCATTGAAAACGGACAGAATGCAGATGTGTCGCTCTTACAAAAGGATAATCTTCAGGATGGTGGATTAAGCCAGCTTTTGGATTATAACGCAGAAATGGAAAGGTACAGGTCTTTTGCAAACTTTTATAAAACCAATGGGGCATTTCCACAGACTGCAAAGATTGCCCGTATCACGACGCCCATTTTTCCCAGTGCGAGAATTGGTATGTCCCCTTGGAACTGTGATAACGCCATGCTCTGGGGAAGGAAATCAGCGGCAATAAACCCTAATAGGACCAGCATGCATAGAAATGACTCCCAGAGGCCGGGGAAGCCTGGCGTGCCGCCAGAGACGCTGCAAATGGCAAATAATAATTTCCTCTCTACCTTATCCCCCGAACACTGCAGACCTTTAGCAGGAGAATGCATGAACAAGCTGAAATGCGGCGCTGCTGAAGCAGAGATAATGAATCTCCCAGAACGCGTTGGAACTTTTTCCGCTATTCCGGCTTTAGGGGGCATCTCATTACCTCCCGGGGTCATCGTCATGACAGCCCTTCACTCCCCCGCAGCCTCAGCAGCCGTTACAGACAGTGCGTTTCAAATTGCCAATCTGGCAGACTGCCCACAGAATAATTCCTCAGCATCCAGTGGAAACCCAgcgaagaagaaaaggaaaaggtgTGGGGTCTGTGCACCCTGCAGGCGGCTAATCAACTGTGGTGTCTGCAGCAGTTGTCGGAACCGCAAAACGGGCCACCAGATCTGCAAATTTAGGAAATgcgaggagctgaagaagaagcCAGGCTCATCGCTGGAG